One window of the Emcibacter sp. genome contains the following:
- a CDS encoding amidohydrolase family protein, whose translation MPKFEKTPGWLDWFQNPSKPSYVPPPGAVDAHCHVFGPGDEFPFAPERKYTPCDASKDQLFALRDHLGFSRNVIVQATCHGADNRALVDAIAHSDGKARGVATVKPDVSDEELQALHEAGVRGVRFNFVKRLVDTLPREPLMKIAERIKPMGWHIVIYFEAGELPELFDFFTSLPTTVVVDHMGRPDVTKPIDGPGFELFLELLRENENFWSKVSCPERLSVEGPPLYSDVVPFARRVVEEFPDRVLWGTDWPHPNLKSHMPDDAWLVDVIPHIAPTKELQRKLLVDNPMRLYWPEEINNGS comes from the coding sequence ATGCCAAAGTTTGAGAAAACGCCGGGTTGGCTGGACTGGTTCCAGAATCCGTCAAAGCCAAGCTATGTGCCGCCGCCGGGGGCTGTGGACGCCCATTGTCACGTCTTCGGGCCGGGGGATGAATTTCCCTTCGCCCCGGAACGGAAATATACCCCCTGCGATGCCTCGAAAGACCAGCTCTTCGCCCTTCGCGATCATCTGGGCTTCAGCCGCAATGTGATTGTCCAGGCGACCTGCCACGGGGCGGACAACCGGGCGCTTGTGGATGCCATCGCCCATTCCGACGGCAAGGCCCGCGGTGTGGCCACGGTTAAACCTGACGTCAGTGACGAGGAACTGCAGGCACTGCATGAGGCCGGTGTACGCGGGGTGCGCTTCAACTTTGTCAAACGCCTGGTGGATACTCTGCCGCGGGAACCTTTGATGAAAATTGCCGAGCGTATCAAGCCGATGGGCTGGCATATTGTCATTTATTTCGAAGCCGGGGAATTGCCGGAGTTGTTTGATTTTTTCACCTCCCTGCCGACGACTGTGGTGGTGGATCATATGGGTCGCCCCGATGTGACGAAGCCCATTGATGGTCCCGGGTTCGAGCTGTTCCTTGAGCTTCTGCGGGAGAATGAAAATTTCTGGTCCAAGGTATCCTGCCCGGAACGTCTTTCGGTCGAGGGCCCGCCCCTTTACAGCGATGTGGTGCCATTCGCCCGCCGCGTGGTGGAGGAGTTCCCTGACCGTGTTCTGTGGGGTACGGACTGGCCCCATCCAAATCTTAAATCACACATGCCCGATGATGCGTGGCTTGTGGATGTGATTCCGCATATTGCGCCGACCAAGGAGCTGCAAAGAAAGCTTCTTGTTGACAATCCCATGCGATTATACTGGCCTGAGGAGATAAACAATGGCTCTTGA
- the ligA gene encoding protocatechuate 4,5-dioxygenase subunit alpha, which yields MALDKPYADVPGTTIFDSDMARKGYHLNQFCMSLMKAENRDRFKADERAYLDEWPMTEEQKQAVLDRDYNRALALGGNIYFLAKIFSTDGLSFQYAAASMTGMTQEEYADMMMHGGRSPEGNRYKEEKE from the coding sequence ATGGCTCTTGATAAACCCTATGCAGATGTCCCCGGGACAACAATTTTCGATTCAGACATGGCCCGCAAAGGTTATCACCTGAACCAGTTCTGCATGTCCCTGATGAAGGCGGAGAACCGGGACCGGTTCAAGGCCGACGAACGGGCCTATCTTGACGAATGGCCGATGACCGAGGAACAGAAGCAGGCGGTTCTGGACCGGGACTATAACCGGGCACTTGCGCTTGGCGGCAATATCTATTTTCTGGCCAAGATCTTTTCCACGGACGGTCTCAGCTTCCAGTATGCGGCGGCCAGCATGACCGGAATGACCCAGGAAGAATATGCAGACATGATGATGCACGGTGGCCGTAGCCCCGAAGGCAATCGCTATAAAGAGGAGAAGGAATAA
- a CDS encoding class III extradiol dioxygenase subunit beta translates to MARITAGVGSSHVPLIGRAIDTGNTQDDYWKPLFDGYEFTRKWEEQEKPDVVILVYNDHASAFDMKMIPTFAIGTGEHFKPADEGFGPRPVPDVEGAPDLAWHVAQSVIQQDFDLTIVNEMDVDHGLTVPLSLMFGQPEKWPCKVIPLAVNVVVYPVPNGRRCYNLGKAIRNAVESFDEDLNVQIWGTGGMSHQLQGPRAGLINKEWDLSFLNRLADKPEELAEIPHVEYIREAGSEGIELVMWLIMRGALTDKVKELHRHYHVPASNTAVGHIVLESQF, encoded by the coding sequence ATGGCACGTATTACCGCAGGTGTCGGAAGTTCGCACGTTCCGCTGATCGGTCGTGCTATTGATACGGGAAATACCCAGGACGACTACTGGAAGCCGCTTTTTGACGGTTATGAATTTACCCGGAAATGGGAAGAACAGGAAAAGCCGGACGTGGTGATCCTGGTCTATAACGACCATGCGTCTGCCTTTGACATGAAAATGATCCCGACCTTTGCCATCGGCACAGGGGAACACTTCAAGCCGGCTGACGAAGGTTTCGGCCCGCGCCCGGTTCCCGATGTGGAAGGCGCGCCGGATCTGGCCTGGCATGTCGCCCAGTCGGTGATCCAGCAGGATTTCGACCTGACCATCGTCAATGAAATGGATGTGGATCACGGCCTGACCGTGCCGCTGTCACTGATGTTTGGCCAGCCTGAGAAATGGCCCTGCAAGGTCATTCCTCTGGCCGTCAATGTGGTGGTCTATCCGGTGCCGAACGGCCGCCGTTGCTACAACCTGGGCAAGGCGATCCGCAACGCGGTGGAAAGCTTTGACGAGGATCTGAATGTGCAGATCTGGGGCACCGGCGGCATGAGCCACCAGCTGCAGGGTCCGCGCGCCGGTCTGATCAATAAGGAATGGGACCTGTCTTTCCTCAATCGTCTGGCTGACAAGCCGGAGGAACTGGCTGAAATTCCCCATGTGGAATATATCCGCGAAGCCGGTTCCGAAGGGATCGAACTGGTGATGTGGCTGATCATGCGCGGCGCCCTGACCGATAAAGTCAAGGAACTGCATCGTCACTATCACGTTCCGGCCTCGAACACGGCCGTGGGTCATATTGTTCTTGAAAGCCAGTTTTAA
- a CDS encoding Gfo/Idh/MocA family oxidoreductase yields MKIVLAGAGAFGLKHLDGLKNIDGAEVVSVVGRNLEPTQKVADDYGIPHATTDLAEALAQPGVDAAILCTPTQMHAAQAIQCMKAGKHVQVEIPLADNWEDAEAVMKMQQETGLVCMVGHTRRFNPSHQYVHNKIVAGEIAVQQMDVQTYFFRRKNINAKGEPRSWTDHLLWHHAAHTVDLFQYQTGERVVRANAIQGPMHPELGIAMDMSIQLKTEGGKICTLSLSFNNDGPIGTFFRYICDNGTYLARYDDLVTGHEEPIDVSKVDVSMNGIELQDREFVAAIREGREPNSSVGKVLPCYRTLYELEQKLNAQG; encoded by the coding sequence ATGAAAATTGTTCTCGCAGGCGCCGGTGCATTCGGATTGAAGCACCTGGACGGCCTAAAAAATATTGACGGGGCGGAAGTTGTCTCCGTTGTCGGCCGTAACCTCGAGCCGACACAGAAAGTTGCCGACGATTACGGTATTCCCCATGCCACCACTGATCTGGCCGAGGCTCTCGCACAGCCGGGCGTGGATGCCGCCATTCTCTGTACACCGACCCAGATGCATGCCGCACAGGCCATTCAGTGCATGAAGGCCGGCAAACATGTGCAGGTGGAAATTCCATTGGCGGACAACTGGGAAGATGCGGAAGCTGTCATGAAGATGCAGCAGGAAACCGGTCTGGTCTGCATGGTCGGCCATACCCGCCGTTTCAACCCTTCTCATCAGTATGTGCATAACAAGATTGTCGCCGGTGAGATTGCCGTTCAGCAAATGGATGTGCAGACCTATTTCTTCCGCCGCAAGAATATCAATGCGAAGGGGGAGCCGCGCTCCTGGACAGACCATCTCCTGTGGCACCATGCCGCCCACACCGTTGATCTGTTCCAGTATCAGACCGGCGAAAGGGTTGTTAGGGCCAATGCGATCCAGGGTCCTATGCATCCGGAACTGGGAATTGCCATGGATATGTCGATCCAGCTGAAGACGGAAGGCGGCAAGATCTGTACCCTGTCACTGTCCTTCAACAATGACGGCCCGATCGGAACCTTCTTCCGGTATATCTGTGACAACGGCACCTATCTTGCCCGCTACGATGATCTGGTGACCGGCCATGAAGAACCCATTGACGTGTCCAAAGTGGATGTTTCCATGAATGGTATAGAATTGCAGGACCGTGAGTTTGTGGCGGCGATCCGTGAAGGCCGCGAGCCGAATTCCAGCGTCGGCAAGGTCCTTCCCTGTTACCGGACTCTTTACGAGCTTGAACAGAAACTGAACGCACAGGGATAA
- a CDS encoding aldo/keto reductase, whose product MKARRIGDFNVGEIGLGCMNLSHAYGVPPTPEAGQKILLEAFDLGITHFDTAALYGFGRNEELVGPSLKPIRDQIMLASKCGMQGIDGKRVIDNRPETIRKTLEDSLRRLQTEVIDLYYLHRWDKKIPIEDSIGEMSRFVEEGKICALGLSEVSADTLRKAHGVHPIAAVQTEYSLWTRNAEIKMLDACEELGVAFVAFSPLARGFLTDTDLHPEEFAEKDIRRGMPRFQEPNFSRNAALLMEFRAIAEDAGCTAAQLALAWVLNTRPFTHVIPGTTSIAHLKDDVKAGEVELSSDIIDRLEKLINQETISGPRYPAATQAEIDTEEFTA is encoded by the coding sequence ATGAAAGCGCGCAGGATTGGTGATTTCAATGTTGGTGAAATTGGTCTGGGATGTATGAATCTCAGTCATGCCTACGGGGTGCCGCCAACCCCGGAAGCAGGGCAGAAGATTCTGCTGGAAGCATTTGACCTTGGAATTACCCATTTTGACACTGCCGCGCTCTACGGGTTCGGCCGCAACGAAGAACTGGTCGGACCCAGCCTGAAACCCATCCGGGACCAGATCATGCTGGCCAGCAAGTGCGGCATGCAGGGCATTGACGGCAAACGTGTGATCGACAACCGTCCCGAAACCATTCGCAAGACGCTGGAGGATTCTCTCCGGCGTCTGCAGACAGAGGTGATTGATCTTTATTACCTGCATCGGTGGGACAAGAAAATCCCCATCGAGGACAGCATCGGGGAAATGTCCCGCTTTGTGGAGGAAGGCAAGATCTGTGCCCTTGGCCTGTCCGAGGTATCTGCGGATACCCTGCGCAAGGCCCACGGGGTTCATCCCATTGCCGCGGTGCAGACGGAGTATTCCCTCTGGACCCGCAATGCGGAAATCAAAATGCTTGATGCCTGTGAAGAACTGGGGGTGGCGTTTGTAGCCTTTTCGCCGCTGGCCCGTGGCTTCCTGACAGATACGGACCTCCATCCGGAAGAGTTTGCTGAAAAGGATATCCGGCGCGGCATGCCCCGCTTCCAGGAGCCGAATTTTTCCCGCAATGCGGCGCTGCTGATGGAATTCCGCGCCATTGCAGAGGATGCCGGTTGCACGGCGGCGCAGCTTGCCCTCGCCTGGGTGCTGAATACAAGACCCTTTACCCATGTGATACCCGGCACCACGTCAATTGCCCATCTGAAAGATGATGTAAAGGCAGGCGAGGTTGAGTTGTCCTCGGATATCATTGACCGGCTGGAAAAGCTGATCAATCAGGAGACGATCAGCGGGCCCCGTTATCCGGCGGCCACACAGGCTGAAATTGACACCGAAGAATTTACGGCCTGA
- a CDS encoding ABC transporter ATP-binding protein, producing the protein MTDNNGLGDHLTFRTYDLTKHYISGETVIQALRGVTVEIPKGNMVVLLGPSGSGKSTFLNIIGGLDTPTSGEVYFRDHQLSQYTERELTLFRRNHVGFVFQAYNLVPSLTALENVALVTDISTDPLPPIEALEAVNLGDRASHFPSQLSGGEQQRVAIARALAKRPEVLLCDEPTGALDSTTGIVVLQALQEVNKKYGTTTIIITHNASIANMADLVIYFGDGQVVDVKVNENPVDPREISW; encoded by the coding sequence ATGACGGATAACAACGGACTGGGTGATCATCTTACTTTTCGCACCTATGACCTGACGAAACACTATATCTCTGGCGAGACGGTGATACAGGCCCTGCGGGGGGTGACTGTGGAAATCCCCAAGGGGAATATGGTGGTCCTGCTCGGCCCTTCCGGCAGCGGTAAATCCACTTTTCTCAACATTATCGGCGGGCTCGATACGCCCACGTCCGGAGAGGTCTATTTCCGCGATCACCAATTGTCGCAATATACCGAACGGGAGCTGACCCTGTTCCGACGCAATCATGTGGGGTTTGTCTTCCAGGCCTATAATCTGGTGCCGAGCCTGACGGCCCTCGAGAATGTCGCTCTGGTGACAGATATTTCCACCGATCCGCTGCCGCCAATAGAGGCCCTGGAAGCCGTCAATCTGGGAGACCGGGCAAGCCATTTCCCGTCCCAGTTATCCGGCGGCGAACAGCAGCGGGTGGCCATTGCCCGGGCGCTGGCCAAACGGCCGGAAGTTCTTCTCTGTGACGAACCGACCGGTGCCCTGGACAGCACGACCGGTATTGTTGTGCTTCAGGCCCTGCAGGAAGTGAACAAGAAATATGGCACCACAACCATCATCATCACTCACAACGCCTCTATCGCCAACATGGCGGATCTGGTTATTTATTTCGGTGATGGACAGGTGGTGGATGTAAAGGTCAATGAGAATCCTGTTGATCCCAGGGAGATCAGCTGGTGA
- a CDS encoding ABC transporter permease has protein sequence MIFGALNKKFVRDLWNIKGQVLAIILVMGCGISMYVMSFGVMDSLELSRDTYYDRYRFADVFAQLKRAPEAVKEQITEIPGVSAVETRVIFGVTVQVDGMDEPATGKLLSLPDGRTPLLNNLYLRHGRMLLPDEDDAILCSEAFANAHGFTLGDRVNMVVNGHKRSLRIVGVVLSPEYVYSLGAGQLFPDDKRFGVFWMNRRALEAAVDMDGAFNDVSLRMERGVNIEDIKQALDVILKPYGGLISYGREDQLSNWFVANELEQLKIMGYFVPMIFLSVAAFLVNVVMTRQVATQREQIGMLKAVGYNNREIALHYLKMVLLVVVFGSILGIGVGIWFGTGVTQMYTRFFHFPILRFSFSPDVMIFATALCAAAAVAGTLVAIRQAAALPPAEAMRPASPIQFRQTILQRLGLEKFFSHLSRIVLRQLERRPLRTLMSTVGTGLSIAILIYAFFAEDSINYLMEVHFDMAQREDVSLGFVEPRSITSLEEIRLMPGVLKVEPMRDVAVYLKSGHYSKRTAITGLRPNPDLHRILGRDLKAVPIPDRGIALSSKLAEMLNVGAGDILTVEVLEGRRPVLEIPVTAIIEEFIGLSAFMDMDRLNRALQEGTVVTGASLLVDPLWNGPLYQEIKDIPSIAGMSILRKAREIFRETMGENILIMATINILFAGLIAFGIIYNTARIALSERGRELASLRVLGLTKREVAYILFGEMAAIVLMAIPVGLVMGTLMVHGVAALMDTELYRIPAVIDRDTYGLAVVVVLISSLLSFYLVWRKVESIDLVSAQKGVE, from the coding sequence GTGATATTCGGGGCACTCAATAAAAAATTTGTCCGTGATCTCTGGAACATCAAGGGACAGGTTCTGGCTATTATTCTGGTCATGGGCTGCGGAATTTCCATGTATGTCATGTCCTTCGGCGTCATGGATTCGCTGGAACTGAGCCGGGATACCTACTATGATCGCTACCGTTTTGCCGATGTTTTTGCCCAGTTGAAACGGGCGCCCGAGGCGGTAAAGGAACAGATTACTGAAATCCCAGGTGTCTCGGCAGTGGAAACCCGGGTGATTTTTGGGGTGACGGTGCAGGTGGATGGGATGGATGAACCGGCGACCGGAAAGCTTCTCTCCCTGCCGGACGGGCGCACGCCGTTGCTGAACAATCTTTACCTGCGTCATGGCCGGATGCTGCTGCCGGACGAGGACGATGCCATTCTCTGCAGCGAGGCATTTGCCAACGCCCACGGCTTTACGCTCGGCGACCGGGTCAATATGGTGGTCAACGGCCATAAAAGGTCGCTGAGAATTGTCGGTGTCGTCTTGTCGCCGGAATATGTCTATTCCCTGGGGGCGGGCCAGCTTTTTCCCGATGACAAGCGGTTTGGCGTCTTCTGGATGAACCGGCGGGCGCTGGAGGCGGCGGTGGATATGGACGGTGCCTTCAATGATGTATCCCTGCGTATGGAACGGGGCGTCAATATCGAAGACATTAAACAGGCTCTTGATGTGATTCTCAAACCCTACGGCGGGCTGATTTCATATGGCCGGGAGGATCAGCTGTCCAACTGGTTCGTGGCCAACGAACTGGAGCAGCTGAAAATCATGGGTTATTTCGTACCGATGATATTCCTTTCTGTCGCGGCCTTTCTGGTCAATGTGGTCATGACCCGGCAGGTTGCGACCCAGCGGGAGCAGATCGGCATGCTCAAGGCGGTGGGTTACAATAACAGGGAAATTGCCCTGCACTATCTGAAAATGGTGCTGCTGGTTGTTGTTTTCGGCAGTATTTTAGGGATCGGCGTCGGGATCTGGTTCGGGACCGGCGTCACCCAGATGTATACTCGGTTTTTTCATTTCCCCATCCTGCGTTTCTCCTTTTCACCGGATGTGATGATTTTCGCCACGGCGCTCTGTGCGGCTGCGGCGGTGGCCGGTACCCTTGTTGCGATCAGGCAGGCGGCGGCGCTGCCGCCGGCGGAGGCCATGCGACCGGCCTCTCCGATCCAGTTCCGGCAAACCATTCTCCAGCGGCTGGGGCTGGAAAAATTCTTCTCACATCTGTCCCGTATCGTGCTGCGCCAGCTGGAGCGGCGGCCCCTCAGAACCCTGATGTCGACGGTGGGGACCGGCTTGTCCATCGCTATCCTGATCTATGCTTTCTTCGCCGAGGATTCCATCAATTACCTGATGGAAGTACATTTCGATATGGCCCAGCGGGAAGATGTGAGCCTGGGATTCGTCGAGCCGCGCAGCATCACGTCGCTGGAAGAAATCCGCCTGATGCCCGGTGTCCTGAAGGTGGAGCCCATGCGGGATGTGGCGGTCTACCTCAAATCCGGCCACTATAGCAAAAGAACGGCCATTACCGGCCTGAGGCCGAATCCCGACCTCCACCGTATTCTCGGTCGTGACCTGAAAGCGGTGCCGATCCCCGACCGGGGGATCGCCTTGTCCTCCAAGCTGGCGGAAATGCTGAACGTCGGGGCAGGGGATATACTGACCGTCGAGGTTCTGGAAGGCCGCCGACCGGTGCTGGAAATTCCCGTGACCGCCATCATCGAGGAATTCATCGGCCTCAGCGCCTTTATGGATATGGATCGGCTGAACCGGGCCTTGCAGGAAGGAACAGTTGTTACAGGGGCGTCCCTTCTGGTCGATCCGTTGTGGAACGGTCCCCTCTATCAGGAAATCAAGGATATTCCCTCCATCGCCGGCATGAGCATCCTGCGCAAGGCCCGGGAGATTTTCCGGGAAACCATGGGGGAGAATATTCTGATCATGGCGACCATCAATATCCTTTTTGCCGGCCTGATTGCCTTTGGAATCATTTACAATACAGCCCGGATTGCACTTTCCGAGCGGGGACGGGAACTGGCGTCGCTCCGGGTCCTGGGACTGACAAAAAGGGAAGTCGCCTATATCCTGTTCGGCGAGATGGCGGCCATTGTCCTGATGGCCATTCCGGTAGGTCTGGTCATGGGCACCCTGATGGTGCATGGCGTGGCGGCTCTGATGGATACGGAGCTTTACCGGATACCGGCGGTCATTGACAGGGATACCTACGGGCTTGCGGTGGTTGTGGTGCTCATAAGTTCCCTGTTGTCCTTTTACCTTGTGTGGCGAAAGGTGGAGAGTATAGATTTGGTCAGTGCCCAGAAGGGGGTTGAATAA
- a CDS encoding efflux RND transporter periplasmic adaptor subunit: MSLRSIKTIAKYGLGLLFLALLVYAFIPAAEEVDIERVRRGDVEIILEAEGKTRIRDIYVVSAPIDGRVMRVESEPGDMVHAGETVIANMTPADPDFLDKRSETQARADVRGAEAVKWQASTQVDRARAALDFAEAEYRRNEELFKKGNVSIARLEEAELQLKMRKAELRAAEADLQVAESQLESAQARLVQPGAAEEAGEKDIHDHICQVCVHAPVNGKVLRVMHKSEGVIAIGTPLAEIGDPTNLEIVVEMLSRNAVKVRPGDSALIRRWGGDEEINARVRLVEPSGFTKVSALGVEEQRVNVILDFIDPPEKWQTLGDAFRVEAGIIVDRAENVLYVPVSALFRENGQWSVFVFSEGRAVLRPVQVGRKNDQEAEIINGLKEGEQVVVHPGNAIADGVRVVERKL, translated from the coding sequence ATGTCTTTGAGAAGTATCAAAACAATCGCGAAATACGGTCTCGGCCTGTTGTTTCTGGCCCTGCTGGTCTATGCCTTCATTCCGGCGGCGGAAGAAGTGGATATTGAACGGGTTCGCCGCGGGGATGTCGAGATCATCCTTGAAGCCGAGGGAAAAACCCGGATTCGCGACATTTATGTTGTCTCCGCCCCCATCGACGGCCGGGTGATGCGGGTGGAAAGCGAGCCGGGCGATATGGTTCATGCCGGGGAGACGGTGATTGCCAACATGACTCCCGCTGATCCCGATTTCCTCGACAAACGCAGTGAGACTCAGGCCAGGGCCGACGTCCGGGGCGCGGAAGCCGTGAAGTGGCAGGCCTCGACACAGGTGGACAGGGCCCGGGCGGCACTTGATTTTGCCGAGGCAGAATACAGAAGAAACGAGGAACTGTTCAAAAAAGGCAATGTTTCCATCGCCCGTCTGGAAGAGGCGGAACTGCAGCTTAAAATGCGAAAGGCGGAACTTCGGGCGGCGGAAGCCGATCTTCAGGTGGCAGAAAGCCAGCTGGAATCAGCTCAGGCGAGACTTGTTCAGCCGGGTGCGGCCGAAGAAGCCGGCGAGAAAGATATCCATGACCATATCTGCCAGGTTTGCGTACATGCGCCGGTAAATGGCAAGGTTCTGCGCGTCATGCATAAAAGCGAAGGGGTTATTGCCATTGGCACGCCGCTGGCGGAGATCGGTGACCCGACAAATCTGGAAATCGTTGTGGAAATGCTGTCCCGGAATGCGGTCAAAGTGCGGCCCGGCGACAGCGCCCTGATCCGGCGCTGGGGCGGGGATGAGGAAATCAACGCCCGGGTCAGGCTGGTGGAACCCAGTGGTTTTACAAAAGTGTCCGCTCTGGGAGTGGAGGAACAGCGGGTCAATGTGATTCTGGATTTCATCGATCCGCCGGAAAAATGGCAAACTCTCGGGGATGCCTTCCGGGTTGAGGCCGGGATCATTGTCGACCGGGCGGAAAATGTCCTTTATGTGCCGGTCAGTGCCCTGTTCCGGGAAAACGGACAGTGGTCGGTTTTTGTCTTCAGCGAAGGCCGGGCAGTACTTCGACCGGTACAGGTGGGGCGCAAGAACGACCAGGAAGCGGAAATCATCAATGGCCTCAAGGAAGGCGAGCAGGTGGTCGTGCATCCCGGCAACGCCATTGCTGACGGGGTGCGGGTGGTCGAACGGAAGCTCTGA
- a CDS encoding TonB-dependent receptor, translating to MIIARQLLKSLYYTTAASLTLTALASTQASAQSEESAFVLEEITVTARKVEENLQETPIAISAFTGEGLERRQIFRTDDLDNVTPNLQFSNNAPLAGNNNSSQVFIRGIGQTDPTSTVDPGVGIYIDDVYMGQSVGGTMDFRDIAGIQILRGPQGTLFGRNTIGGAILINTQDPGDEFGGTFKGGVGSDNLRELSLAVDVPLGENVKSRFTYGTRIQDGYVIRVSDGIDLGDKNSYTTTGKIVFTPSDDLEIKLQFDYTKADENGSPLVFAEANEDAVFMRAASAAGGCPGYTVWTSGPVPMIDNDFCANDFQNKGPFANNGTNPLKSILENWGTSLHLAYDVSESLTLKSITSYRNLDWEGIRDADNTPLPILHTSYVSDGEQFSQEFQVLYTSDRLTGVTGLYYYEEKIDDIVTVTLSPPPFPTGTLDSDNNLTENDNWAIFSQWSYDITDQLTATLGARYTDETKTSTPDQFSYENPDDKYLDVMPYSQSFDAFTINANISYRWNENVMTYVSYSEGFKSGGWNSHFNTNFNETADQLALLDLIHAFGEETAKNYEIGFKADLLNNTLRLNGAIFSTDYTDLQLVYRAYVAPFLTNAGKASNDGAELELTWLPADNLVIDAGISYLDATIDEVVAFDHPNVSGSIEAGNRLPFAPEWQANIGIGYTFEPEGSDLTWAPRVDLSYQGKTYFDALNTEEIAQDGRTIVNASITLEPSDVTWKFVFGVNNLTDELYPIAGNSSLGTSSGYAEIAYARKREWFANFTYNF from the coding sequence ATGATAATTGCGCGACAATTATTGAAGTCACTCTATTACACCACCGCAGCTTCCCTGACCTTAACAGCCCTTGCCTCAACACAGGCCTCTGCCCAGAGCGAGGAAAGTGCATTCGTTCTTGAAGAAATCACCGTGACAGCCCGCAAGGTTGAAGAAAACCTTCAGGAAACACCGATTGCCATCTCCGCTTTCACCGGTGAAGGCCTTGAGCGGCGCCAGATTTTCCGCACCGACGATCTCGACAATGTGACCCCGAACCTGCAGTTCAGCAACAACGCCCCGCTGGCCGGCAATAATAACAGCTCACAGGTCTTTATCCGCGGTATCGGCCAGACCGATCCGACCTCTACCGTTGATCCGGGCGTTGGTATCTATATTGACGATGTTTATATGGGTCAGTCTGTTGGCGGCACCATGGATTTCCGCGATATCGCCGGCATCCAGATCCTGCGTGGCCCGCAGGGCACCCTGTTTGGCCGTAACACCATTGGTGGCGCGATCCTGATCAACACCCAGGATCCGGGCGACGAGTTCGGCGGCACCTTCAAGGGCGGCGTGGGCTCCGATAACCTGCGTGAACTTTCCCTGGCCGTTGACGTGCCGCTGGGTGAAAATGTCAAATCCCGCTTCACTTACGGCACCCGCATCCAGGACGGTTATGTGATCCGTGTCTCAGACGGTATCGACCTGGGCGACAAGAATTCCTATACCACCACCGGTAAAATTGTCTTTACGCCAAGTGATGACCTGGAAATCAAGCTCCAGTTCGATTATACCAAAGCCGATGAAAATGGTTCTCCGCTGGTCTTTGCAGAAGCCAATGAGGATGCTGTATTCATGAGGGCCGCCAGCGCGGCAGGCGGATGTCCCGGGTATACCGTCTGGACATCCGGTCCGGTACCGATGATCGACAACGACTTTTGTGCCAACGACTTCCAGAATAAGGGACCGTTTGCCAATAACGGCACAAACCCGCTGAAAAGTATTCTGGAAAACTGGGGCACTTCCCTGCATCTGGCTTATGACGTCAGCGAGAGCCTGACCCTGAAATCCATTACCTCCTACAGGAACCTGGACTGGGAAGGCATACGTGATGCGGATAACACCCCGCTGCCGATTCTGCACACAAGTTATGTCAGCGACGGCGAACAGTTCAGCCAGGAATTCCAGGTTCTCTATACCTCTGATCGCCTGACCGGCGTCACCGGCCTCTATTACTATGAGGAAAAAATCGATGATATCGTGACGGTTACTCTGTCGCCTCCGCCGTTCCCGACAGGAACCCTGGACAGTGACAACAACCTGACCGAAAACGATAACTGGGCGATCTTCTCCCAGTGGAGTTATGATATTACGGATCAGCTGACTGCAACACTTGGCGCTCGCTATACTGACGAGACCAAAACATCCACACCGGATCAGTTCAGTTATGAAAATCCCGATGATAAATATCTCGATGTGATGCCGTACAGTCAGAGTTTTGATGCCTTCACCATCAACGCCAACATCAGTTATCGCTGGAATGAAAATGTGATGACGTATGTGAGCTATAGCGAAGGCTTCAAATCCGGCGGCTGGAACAGCCACTTCAATACCAACTTCAATGAAACAGCAGACCAGTTGGCCCTTCTTGACTTGATTCATGCCTTTGGGGAAGAAACCGCAAAGAACTATGAAATCGGCTTCAAGGCGGATCTGCTGAATAACACTCTGCGTCTGAATGGTGCTATCTTCTCCACCGACTATACCGATCTTCAGTTGGTATATCGGGCCTATGTAGCTCCTTTCCTGACCAATGCCGGCAAGGCCTCCAACGACGGCGCCGAACTGGAATTGACCTGGCTCCCGGCCGACAATCTCGTCATTGATGCGGGCATCAGCTATCTTGATGCCACAATCGACGAAGTGGTCGCCTTTGACCACCCCAACGTCAGCGGAAGCATTGAAGCCGGCAACCGCCTGCCTTTCGCGCCCGAATGGCAGGCCAATATCGGGATCGGTTATACCTTCGAGCCGGAAGGGTCTGACCTGACCTGGGCGCCACGCGTGGACCTCAGCTACCAGGGTAAAACCTACTTTGACGCCCTGAATACAGAGGAAATCGCCCAGGACGGACGCACAATAGTCAACGCCTCCATCACCCTGGAGCCGTCCGATGTTACCTGGAAGTTCGTCTTCGGCGTCAACAACCTGACCGATGAACTTTACCCCATCGCCGGCAACTCCTCTTTGGGAACAAGTTCCGGTTATGCTGAAATCGCCTATGCCCGCAAGCGGGAATGGTTCGCCAATTTCACCTATAACTTCTAA